One stretch of Chryseobacterium indologenes DNA includes these proteins:
- the porQ gene encoding type IX secretion system protein PorQ, producing MKKIIIFSLFLSGIVSYAQTGTNVYPFLNVPVSARQAALGGDAISIRDYDVSFAIANPALLNKDSDKQLSVNATAYLADSKYGTIAYAKDFENGHMATINARYMSYGSIPRTDESGFQDGEYKASDVAIGAGYAYQFEEDWTIGGGLNFVTSKIDNYTSSAISGTAGITYHNKKNKEVLSLVLRNFGFQLKSFNGTRENLPFRVDLGYTRILKNFPLAITITAHDLQEFNISSEYNKDGQKVNTGRKIADHFSLGAELFPEKNFNIRLGYNVKRGNELAVADQRNFSGLSGGFGIKVSRFRIDYAHIRYHNASNVNQIGVSMDLSSHRGE from the coding sequence TTGAAGAAAATTATCATTTTTTCATTATTTCTATCAGGAATTGTTTCTTATGCGCAAACAGGAACAAATGTGTATCCGTTCTTAAATGTACCTGTATCTGCAAGACAGGCGGCCTTGGGTGGAGATGCAATTTCGATAAGAGATTATGATGTTTCCTTTGCAATTGCAAACCCGGCCCTGTTAAATAAAGATTCAGACAAGCAGCTTTCTGTAAATGCTACCGCTTATCTTGCCGACTCCAAATACGGAACCATTGCTTACGCCAAAGACTTTGAAAACGGTCACATGGCCACAATCAATGCCAGGTATATGAGCTATGGAAGTATTCCGAGAACTGATGAAAGCGGTTTTCAGGATGGAGAATATAAGGCTTCTGATGTAGCTATTGGCGCCGGATATGCTTACCAGTTTGAAGAGGACTGGACTATTGGTGGAGGATTAAACTTCGTTACCTCAAAAATTGACAACTACACGTCTTCCGCCATTTCAGGAACGGCCGGAATTACGTATCATAATAAAAAAAACAAAGAAGTTCTTTCCCTTGTATTAAGAAACTTTGGTTTTCAGCTGAAATCATTCAACGGAACCCGTGAAAACCTTCCATTCAGAGTGGACCTTGGGTATACAAGGATATTAAAAAACTTCCCTCTAGCCATTACCATTACGGCACATGACCTCCAAGAATTCAATATTTCGTCAGAATATAATAAAGATGGTCAAAAAGTAAATACCGGAAGAAAAATTGCAGACCACTTCTCTTTAGGAGCAGAATTATTCCCTGAAAAAAACTTCAATATCAGATTGGGATATAATGTAAAAAGAGGAAATGAGCTTGCTGTGGCAGATCAGAGAAACTTTTCAGGACTTTCCGGTGGATTTGGAATTAAAGTTTCAAGATTCCGTATAGATTATGCTCATATAAGATATCATAACGCCTCGAACGTCAATCAGATAGGAGTTTCCATGGATCTTTCCAGCCACAGAGGAGAATAG
- the pyrH gene encoding UMP kinase, with translation MKYKRILLKLSGEALMGNRQYGIDNERLQEYAAEIKKVVEKGCEVAIVIGGGNIFRGVAGAAKGMDRVQGDYMGMLATVINGMALQGALEDAGIKTRLQSAIEMDKVAEPFIKRRAVRHLEKGRVVIFGAGTGNPYFTTDTAATLRAIEIGADVILKGTRVDGIYDSDPEKNADAVKYNSLSFDEVFEKNLKVMDMTAFTLSHENKLPIIVFDMNKDGNLVKIVEGENVGTLVDL, from the coding sequence ATGAAATATAAAAGAATCCTTCTAAAACTTAGCGGTGAGGCCTTAATGGGGAACAGACAATACGGTATTGACAACGAAAGGCTGCAGGAATATGCTGCAGAAATTAAAAAAGTAGTTGAAAAAGGTTGTGAAGTAGCAATCGTCATTGGAGGAGGAAATATTTTCCGTGGTGTTGCAGGAGCCGCGAAAGGAATGGACAGAGTACAGGGAGACTACATGGGAATGTTAGCCACTGTAATTAATGGTATGGCATTACAAGGGGCATTAGAAGATGCGGGGATCAAGACAAGACTTCAGTCTGCGATCGAAATGGATAAAGTAGCTGAACCTTTCATCAAAAGAAGAGCCGTAAGACACCTTGAAAAAGGAAGAGTAGTGATCTTCGGTGCAGGAACAGGAAACCCTTATTTTACAACAGATACAGCAGCAACATTGAGAGCAATCGAAATTGGAGCAGATGTAATTCTTAAAGGAACAAGAGTAGATGGAATTTATGACAGCGATCCTGAAAAGAATGCTGATGCAGTAAAATATAACTCATTATCTTTCGATGAAGTATTTGAGAAAAACCTTAAGGTTATGGATATGACTGCCTTTACTTTAAGCCACGAAAATAAATTGCCAATCATTGTATTCGATATGAATAAAGATGGAAATTTAGTGAAAATCGTGGAGGGAGAAAATGTAGGTACTTTAGTTGATTTATAA
- a CDS encoding ETX/MTX2 family pore-forming toxin, with the protein MNSLQQITDAWGKWYSQQHGTTCRFTASTDYSSQSFLDDYHQYQVSTTAQGIVYDSNSLPTNGSNVAFETIYNNNTQVSNQQSLIETETSTQSFEWSITEALAIGVEISATEGVPAVASSTQKVTVNLSLSSTQKKTVTNTQSWSVNTMLTIPPQSSIKADIVIGTQSYNINFTVSVMLNGYVAIWNNDKVNGHWLWFIPITQVFSDCIANNIIDTSGYDIIGGGVSTSASGVFTGSQGVNVVVNTIQYPLHSNDTSAKNSDFIDTPKVVNTIVAMTGNE; encoded by the coding sequence ATGAACTCATTACAACAAATCACCGATGCTTGGGGCAAATGGTACTCACAGCAACATGGCACTACCTGCAGATTTACCGCAAGTACAGATTATTCAAGCCAAAGTTTTCTTGATGATTACCATCAATATCAAGTAAGCACAACGGCTCAGGGCATAGTCTATGACAGTAATTCACTGCCAACCAATGGCTCAAACGTGGCTTTCGAAACCATTTATAACAATAATACACAGGTTTCCAATCAGCAAAGTCTTATAGAAACAGAAACATCAACTCAATCATTTGAATGGTCGATTACAGAAGCTCTTGCCATTGGTGTTGAGATATCAGCAACTGAAGGTGTTCCTGCTGTTGCATCCAGTACTCAAAAAGTAACTGTTAATCTATCACTTTCCTCAACACAAAAAAAGACTGTTACCAATACACAGTCCTGGTCTGTAAATACGATGCTAACCATACCTCCACAAAGTTCGATAAAAGCAGATATTGTAATTGGTACTCAGAGTTATAATATTAATTTTACAGTTTCTGTTATGCTTAACGGATATGTAGCCATCTGGAACAATGATAAAGTAAATGGCCACTGGCTGTGGTTTATTCCTATTACTCAGGTTTTTTCAGACTGTATAGCAAATAATATCATTGATACTTCAGGGTATGATATTATAGGCGGCGGAGTATCCACTTCTGCAAGCGGAGTGTTTACAGGAAGCCAGGGGGTAAATGTTGTTGTCAACACCATTCAATATCCATTACACAGCAATGATACATCAGCAAAAAATTCCGATTTTATTGATACTCCTAAAGTAGTCAATACCATAGTTGCTATGACGGGTAATGAATAA
- a CDS encoding lipase family protein, whose protein sequence is MTNPSLDAYQQVFGLACLANRSGDYNGSSTQLQQQLQYDLSYYFNNVPPVSIAGQKNPSIADPSIIPMLGNWNLVWGPALVEETEQNGQPTKVADNALYVAQCDALAFPGGPVLPVYVVAIAATNPASLYDWETEDFAVSEVVNWTTYDPSEIITSKYNKNDPYISKGTATGISILLGLTSPETAASPGTTLQQFLADLQPDSKTAIIFCGHSLAGALSPTLALYLKEQQELEAFGTTLVYPTAGPTPGDVNFAELFNNTFPPLPSGWVSQPGDYQSWNTMHWNDLDVVPHAWQEADMVLIADLYGKSPDPYTSDILEALQGFAVIDSLKSGAPYTMIRNQSLPGTLQNYGSSGNITIPPQSMHDYTSQLFLQHTSLYYGRVGNQITPAISGMILSQPLHGPKTHYLIPGVTSVTEDEMILKIISQIMQWIKSHIHLAEKQSIETEANK, encoded by the coding sequence ATGACAAATCCATCTTTAGATGCCTATCAGCAGGTCTTCGGTCTTGCATGCCTCGCGAACCGTTCCGGAGATTACAATGGCAGCAGCACTCAGTTGCAGCAACAACTTCAGTATGACTTATCCTATTATTTTAACAATGTTCCACCTGTTTCAATAGCAGGACAGAAAAACCCATCAATAGCTGACCCTTCTATTATACCAATGCTAGGAAACTGGAATCTTGTCTGGGGTCCAGCACTGGTTGAAGAAACAGAACAAAATGGCCAACCGACAAAAGTTGCAGACAATGCATTGTATGTAGCCCAATGTGATGCTCTTGCATTTCCTGGAGGTCCTGTGCTACCAGTCTATGTAGTAGCCATTGCAGCTACCAATCCAGCCTCCCTCTATGACTGGGAAACAGAAGATTTTGCGGTATCAGAGGTCGTTAACTGGACAACGTATGACCCTTCAGAAATCATCACATCAAAGTATAATAAAAATGATCCGTATATTTCAAAAGGTACTGCGACAGGGATAAGTATACTTCTTGGGCTTACCAGCCCTGAAACTGCGGCCTCTCCCGGCACTACCCTTCAGCAGTTTCTTGCAGACTTACAGCCTGATTCTAAAACAGCAATTATATTTTGCGGTCACAGTCTGGCCGGAGCTTTATCTCCTACTTTAGCTCTTTATTTGAAAGAACAGCAAGAACTGGAAGCCTTTGGTACTACCCTTGTATATCCTACTGCCGGACCTACTCCGGGTGATGTCAACTTTGCCGAACTATTTAACAATACATTTCCTCCATTACCAAGCGGCTGGGTTTCTCAACCTGGAGATTATCAGAGTTGGAATACCATGCACTGGAATGACCTGGATGTTGTACCACATGCCTGGCAGGAAGCTGATATGGTACTGATTGCAGATTTATATGGTAAATCTCCTGATCCCTACACATCCGATATCTTGGAAGCACTCCAAGGCTTTGCCGTTATTGATTCTCTAAAATCAGGCGCACCGTATACCATGATCAGAAATCAATCATTACCTGGTACACTTCAAAACTACGGGTCTTCAGGCAACATTACTATACCACCTCAATCTATGCACGATTATACTTCTCAGTTATTTCTTCAGCATACCTCTCTGTATTATGGTCGTGTTGGGAACCAGATTACTCCTGCAATATCTGGAATGATTCTGTCACAACCGCTCCATGGACCAAAAACTCATTACCTAATACCGGGAGTAACTTCAGTAACAGAAGATGAGATGATTTTAAAAATAATCAGCCAGATTATGCAATGGATTAAATCTCACATCCATTTAGCAGAAAAACAATCCATAGAAACTGAAGCGAATAAATAA
- the frr gene encoding ribosome recycling factor gives MEELDLILESVKQDMDAAVKHLDHAFQRIRAGRASTSMVQDVMVEYYGAMTPINQVANVSIPDAMTISIQPWDRTAINAIEKAIINSNLGFAPSNNGENIILNVPPLTEERRRELAKQAKSETEQTKIVVRNARQDGLKELKKLDGVSEDVVKGVEEEIQTYTDKYVKLCDEHLKTKEAEIMKV, from the coding sequence ATGGAAGAATTAGATCTAATATTAGAATCTGTAAAACAGGACATGGACGCAGCGGTAAAACACCTTGACCATGCATTTCAAAGAATCAGAGCAGGACGTGCTTCTACATCAATGGTTCAGGATGTAATGGTTGAATATTATGGAGCAATGACTCCCATTAACCAGGTTGCCAATGTTTCAATTCCAGATGCAATGACTATCTCTATTCAACCTTGGGACAGAACAGCAATCAATGCTATTGAAAAAGCAATTATTAATTCTAATTTAGGTTTTGCACCTTCAAACAATGGGGAAAATATTATCCTTAATGTACCACCTTTAACGGAGGAAAGAAGAAGAGAGCTGGCAAAACAGGCTAAAAGTGAAACTGAACAGACAAAAATTGTTGTAAGAAACGCTAGACAGGACGGTTTGAAAGAACTTAAAAAGTTAGATGGAGTTTCTGAAGATGTTGTGAAAGGGGTGGAGGAAGAAATCCAGACGTATACAGATAAGTATGTGAAGCTTTGTGATGAGCATCTTAAGACAAAAGAAGCTGAAATTATGAAAGTATAA
- a CDS encoding 3-oxoacyl-ACP synthase III family protein yields the protein MMTRIIGVGNYIPSETITNLFFDKHIFLNEEGLLLKDNNASITEKLKKITGIEERRYAKSTQVTSDLGLQAALVAIENAGIDPETLDYIIFAHNFGDVRFGTVQSDMVPSLAARVKHLLGIRNNFCVAYDVLFGCPGWIEGIIQANAFIRAGIAKRCLVIGAETLSRVVDIHDRDSMIYADGAGAAVLEINNDDESGIKSHLSASYTFTEKDYLYFGKSYNNEKCPDTKYIKMDGRKIYEFALLHVPEAMKKCLDNSGYSIHELNKIIIHQANEKMDEAIVNRFYQLYNTPVPEHIMPMVIHKLGNSSVATIPSLLAMILKGELEHHEIKKNDVVLFASVGAGMNINAFVYQF from the coding sequence ATGATGACCAGAATTATTGGTGTGGGGAACTATATCCCCTCCGAAACCATTACCAATTTATTTTTTGACAAGCATATTTTCCTCAACGAGGAAGGCCTTTTATTAAAAGATAATAATGCTTCTATCACTGAAAAATTAAAAAAGATTACAGGCATTGAAGAAAGGAGATATGCTAAAAGTACACAAGTTACTTCAGATTTGGGACTTCAGGCGGCTCTGGTTGCCATAGAAAATGCAGGAATAGATCCGGAAACTTTAGACTATATTATATTTGCTCATAATTTTGGAGATGTACGTTTTGGGACTGTTCAGTCTGATATGGTTCCAAGCCTTGCTGCCAGGGTGAAGCATTTATTAGGAATACGCAACAATTTCTGTGTTGCCTATGATGTTTTATTTGGATGCCCAGGTTGGATTGAAGGAATAATACAGGCTAATGCTTTTATCAGAGCAGGGATTGCCAAGCGTTGCCTGGTAATAGGTGCTGAAACACTTTCCCGCGTGGTAGATATTCATGACAGAGACAGTATGATCTATGCGGACGGTGCAGGAGCCGCTGTTTTGGAAATTAATAATGATGATGAATCCGGAATAAAATCTCATTTATCCGCTTCCTATACTTTTACGGAAAAAGATTATTTATACTTTGGTAAATCTTATAACAATGAGAAATGTCCGGATACCAAATATATTAAAATGGATGGACGGAAAATTTATGAATTTGCTCTGCTGCATGTTCCTGAAGCCATGAAAAAGTGTCTGGATAATAGTGGATATTCCATTCATGAATTAAATAAAATTATTATTCATCAGGCTAATGAAAAAATGGATGAAGCTATTGTTAACAGGTTTTATCAACTGTATAATACTCCAGTTCCGGAGCATATTATGCCTATGGTGATTCATAAACTCGGAAATAGTAGTGTTGCAACTATTCCATCCTTACTTGCCATGATTTTAAAAGGCGAGCTAGAGCATCATGAGATCAAAAAAAATGATGTTGTTTTGTTTGCTTCGGTAGGAGCGGGGATGAATATTAATGCCTTTGTTTATCAATTCTAA
- a CDS encoding LptF/LptG family permease — MLKILDRYIIKTFFGPFFFIFSVLFFIFIVNIIWVQLGQFMGKGLSYWQILKLLFYLGVNVISMVLPLTILLASIMSFGEFGERYELAAMKAAGIPLTRVMTPLFGITTILAIMLFFFSNNIIPDFQRKAKNMLFNIAQTKPAINFTPGQFIDQIPGYLVKFDKIYGENGENIEGVFVHKKANTYENQQSVVAEKGKFVPAANKNFLKLVLYNGYVFEDSFAGKGEDVRKKQPDQAIKFDTLVNHFDISELINKAIEKEQITDDYRFQTYNELNTTIAVSKKENALFFKNIGTDVLNQTNSVIAYMDQANKPKVAPKAQIKMDTVKSDKKLEMIYSSYNRLDNLKSTLEVKKNEFSTNVKYFSKIVIYQQRYISYSVTCLIFFLIGASLGSIIRKGGMGLPVIIAIVIFIIFYVINVGVENMSWSGKMNPYLAAWLPNFILLPFGVWMTFKALTDSQLFDAEKYKALFKPITKRFSKSKEHKRYQ, encoded by the coding sequence ATGTTAAAAATACTAGACAGATATATCATAAAAACCTTCTTTGGACCGTTTTTCTTTATATTCAGCGTATTGTTTTTCATTTTCATTGTAAACATTATCTGGGTTCAATTAGGACAGTTTATGGGAAAAGGATTAAGCTACTGGCAGATCCTTAAACTTCTTTTTTACCTTGGAGTGAACGTTATCAGTATGGTTCTTCCACTTACTATTCTTCTGGCAAGTATCATGTCATTTGGAGAATTTGGAGAACGCTATGAGCTGGCAGCCATGAAAGCTGCAGGAATTCCCCTTACCAGGGTCATGACTCCTTTATTTGGAATTACGACGATCCTTGCCATCATGCTGTTTTTCTTCTCCAATAATATTATTCCGGATTTTCAGAGGAAAGCAAAAAATATGCTTTTTAATATTGCTCAAACAAAACCTGCCATCAACTTTACTCCTGGACAGTTCATTGACCAAATCCCCGGATACCTTGTGAAATTTGACAAGATTTACGGAGAGAACGGAGAAAATATTGAAGGAGTTTTTGTTCATAAAAAGGCCAATACTTATGAAAACCAGCAATCCGTAGTAGCCGAAAAAGGAAAATTTGTTCCTGCGGCCAACAAGAATTTTCTAAAGCTGGTTCTGTATAATGGGTATGTATTTGAAGATAGTTTTGCAGGCAAAGGAGAAGATGTAAGAAAAAAGCAGCCGGATCAGGCTATTAAATTCGATACACTGGTCAATCACTTTGACATTAGTGAGCTCATCAACAAAGCCATCGAAAAAGAACAGATCACAGATGACTACCGTTTTCAAACATATAATGAGCTTAATACAACCATTGCCGTTAGTAAAAAAGAAAATGCACTGTTCTTTAAAAATATCGGAACGGATGTCTTAAACCAGACCAATAGTGTAATTGCTTACATGGATCAGGCCAACAAGCCTAAGGTAGCCCCCAAAGCACAGATAAAAATGGATACGGTAAAGAGTGATAAAAAGCTTGAGATGATCTATAGTTCCTACAATAGACTTGACAATCTGAAATCAACACTGGAAGTTAAAAAGAATGAGTTCAGCACCAATGTGAAATACTTCAGTAAGATTGTTATTTATCAGCAGAGATACATCTCATACTCGGTAACCTGTCTTATTTTCTTCCTGATTGGAGCAAGTTTAGGCTCCATCATCAGAAAAGGAGGAATGGGACTTCCGGTAATTATAGCGATTGTTATTTTCATTATTTTCTATGTCATCAATGTTGGGGTTGAGAATATGTCCTGGAGCGGAAAGATGAATCCTTATTTAGCAGCATGGCTTCCTAATTTCATTCTTCTTCCGTTTGGAGTATGGATGACCTTCAAAGCCCTTACAGATTCACAGTTGTTTGATGCAGAAAAGTACAAAGCATTATTCAAACCGATTACGAAAAGATTTTCAAAAAGCAAAGAACACAAGAGATATCAATAA
- a CDS encoding LolA family protein, whose amino-acid sequence MKNIISKVILGSFVVGAVGMANAQKIDAKAKKILDDITANYNSKKNSYFKFSFGSGLNGQVNKTEPGIYYTAGDKYKLKIMDTEQIFDGNKIYNINADDMEVTIAKPNGSSAMFSPINYLTTYRNEYNVTYNGKKTVNGVNADFIKLTPIKANGIQFVYLFVDSAKKQMVKLEQYGNNKDVAVIAIKEYKENQNLDPNMFVFDKNKFKNYVITEL is encoded by the coding sequence GCTCAGAAAATAGATGCAAAAGCTAAAAAGATATTGGATGACATTACAGCCAATTACAATTCTAAAAAGAATTCTTACTTCAAATTTTCTTTTGGAAGCGGATTGAACGGACAGGTCAACAAAACAGAACCTGGTATCTATTATACTGCAGGAGACAAATACAAACTGAAGATCATGGATACAGAACAGATCTTCGATGGAAATAAAATCTATAACATCAACGCTGATGATATGGAAGTAACTATTGCAAAACCTAACGGAAGCAGCGCCATGTTCTCCCCTATCAACTATCTTACTACCTACAGAAACGAATACAACGTAACTTATAATGGCAAGAAAACAGTAAATGGTGTAAATGCAGATTTCATTAAGCTTACTCCAATAAAAGCCAACGGAATTCAATTTGTATATCTTTTTGTAGACTCTGCAAAAAAACAGATGGTAAAGCTTGAGCAGTATGGAAACAATAAAGATGTTGCAGTGATTGCAATCAAAGAATACAAAGAGAATCAGAATCTGGACCCTAATATGTTTGTTTTTGACAAAAATAAATTCAAAAACTACGTTATTACAGAACTTTAA